One window of the Gemmatimonadota bacterium genome contains the following:
- a CDS encoding sigma-54-dependent Fis family transcriptional regulator — protein sequence MQHKILIVDDDPAARYGLKRALAALGCEIVEAEDGEAALVAVAQSNPDLLICDIQMPKMDGLTLVKRLADQGDARPVIVITAYGSERVAVEAMKAGAYDYLSKPYDVDELRCLVENVLETVRLRRENETLRNEIRQQSGFGLLIGRSRAMEEVYDLIGKVAVTDAGVLISGDSGTGKELVARAIHEQSGRKARPFVAVNAAALPTELIESELFGHERGAFTGATARRQGKFELADGGTLFLDEIGDMHIETQAKLLRVLEEKQFERLGGSETVTVDVRIISATNKDLPAEIVEGRFREDLFYRLKVVDIFLPPLRDRREDIPLLVQHFLARFNDQHGKAMTDVSPDVMKMLMVYGWPGNIRELMHAVERAVIFSDGSELRRDLLPQEVRGVASVERSESVWRDGVFFQDAKQEVVQSFEVAFIRSALEYYEGNISRTAPAIGMKRQALQQKLKEHGIDPGIYR from the coding sequence ATGCAGCATAAAATTCTGATTGTGGATGATGATCCTGCGGCGCGGTACGGGTTGAAGCGGGCACTTGCTGCGCTGGGGTGTGAGATTGTCGAGGCAGAGGACGGTGAGGCGGCGCTGGTGGCTGTGGCGCAGAGCAATCCCGATTTGTTGATTTGCGATATCCAGATGCCGAAGATGGATGGGTTGACGCTGGTGAAGCGATTGGCAGATCAGGGGGATGCGCGGCCGGTTATTGTGATTACAGCGTATGGGTCGGAGCGGGTTGCTGTGGAGGCGATGAAGGCGGGGGCTTACGATTATTTGAGCAAGCCCTACGATGTGGATGAGTTGCGCTGTTTGGTGGAGAATGTTCTGGAGACGGTGCGATTGCGGCGGGAGAATGAGACGCTTCGCAACGAGATTCGGCAGCAGTCGGGGTTCGGATTGCTGATTGGTCGCAGCCGCGCGATGGAGGAGGTTTACGATTTGATCGGCAAGGTGGCGGTGACAGATGCGGGGGTGCTGATTAGCGGGGATAGCGGTACGGGAAAGGAGTTGGTCGCGCGGGCGATTCACGAGCAGAGCGGGCGAAAGGCGCGGCCTTTTGTGGCGGTGAATGCGGCGGCGTTGCCGACGGAGTTGATCGAGAGCGAGTTGTTCGGGCATGAGAGGGGCGCGTTTACCGGGGCGACTGCGCGGCGGCAGGGCAAGTTTGAGCTTGCGGATGGGGGGACGCTGTTTTTGGATGAGATCGGCGATATGCATATTGAGACGCAGGCGAAGTTGTTGCGCGTGCTGGAGGAGAAACAGTTTGAGCGGCTGGGCGGTTCGGAGACGGTGACGGTGGATGTTCGGATTATCAGCGCGACGAATAAGGATTTGCCAGCGGAGATAGTGGAAGGGCGGTTTCGGGAGGATCTTTTTTATCGCTTGAAGGTAGTGGATATTTTTTTGCCGCCGCTGCGGGATCGGCGCGAGGATATTCCGCTGCTCGTTCAGCATTTTTTGGCGCGTTTTAATGATCAGCACGGCAAGGCGATGACGGATGTGTCGCCGGATGTGATGAAGATGTTGATGGTGTATGGCTGGCCGGGCAATATACGGGAGTTGATGCACGCGGTCGAGCGGGCGGTTATTTTTTCGGATGGGTCCGAGTTGCGTCGCGATTTGCTTCCCCAGGAGGTTCGGGGTGTTGCGTCTGTGGAGCGTTCTGAGTCTGTTTGGCGGGATGGGGTGTTTTTTCAAGATGCAAAGCAGGAGGTTGTGCAGTCTTTTGAGGTTGCGTTTATTCGGTCTGCATTGGAATACTACGAGGGCAATATTAGTCGCACAGCACCGGCTATTGGTATGAAACGGCAGGCGCTGCAACAGAAGTTGAAGGAGCACGGGATCGATCCCGGGATTTATCGTTAG